In one Niveibacterium umoris genomic region, the following are encoded:
- a CDS encoding sodium:solute symporter family protein, translating into MLLSFVIAYWLISIGIGLYAALRVHNSRDYAVAGRSLPMYIVTATVFATWFGSETVLGIPATFLKEGLHGVVADPFGSSLCLILVGLFFAKPLYRLNLLTIGDYYRQRFGRTVEIITTICIVISYLGWVAAQIKALGLVFNVLSDNGISQETGMVLGAGSVLIYTLFGGMWSVAITDFIQMIVIVIGLLFIGWEVSDQVGGVGVVVNHALASGKFNFWPEPTFSAIVPFMAAWLTMMLGSIPQQDVFQRVQSSANEKIAVRASVLGGSLYFVFAFVPMFLAYSATLIAPDLVAKYIDSDSQLILPELVLQKAPLFAQIMFFGALLSAIKSCASATLLAPSVTFSENLLRPIVTAWRPNLTDRQFLRIMQGVVLVFTATVTYIAMNSKLSIYGLVENAYKVTFVAAFVPLVTGLYWKRATNQGAVGSMVLGLISWLACEAMAAMPTPPEWIAVWPPQFVGFLVAIFAMVLFSLLPQKIRNDATLAGHSGPAGYHPAAGHGHRHTEEQTKHAHHSAARAQHPQP; encoded by the coding sequence ATGCTGCTGAGCTTCGTCATTGCCTACTGGCTGATCTCGATCGGAATCGGCCTCTACGCCGCCTTGCGCGTGCATAACAGCCGCGACTACGCGGTCGCCGGTCGCAGCCTGCCGATGTACATCGTCACCGCGACGGTGTTCGCGACCTGGTTCGGTTCCGAAACCGTGCTGGGCATCCCCGCCACCTTCCTCAAGGAAGGCCTGCACGGCGTCGTCGCCGACCCGTTCGGCTCCTCGCTATGCCTGATCCTGGTCGGCCTGTTCTTCGCCAAGCCGCTCTATCGCCTCAACCTGCTGACGATCGGCGACTACTACCGCCAGCGTTTCGGCCGCACGGTCGAGATCATCACGACGATCTGCATCGTGATCTCGTACCTGGGCTGGGTAGCCGCACAGATCAAGGCGCTCGGCCTTGTCTTCAACGTCCTGTCCGACAACGGCATCTCGCAGGAAACCGGCATGGTGCTGGGCGCCGGTTCGGTGCTGATCTACACGCTGTTCGGCGGCATGTGGTCGGTGGCGATCACCGACTTCATCCAGATGATCGTGATCGTGATCGGCCTGCTGTTCATCGGCTGGGAGGTCTCCGATCAGGTCGGCGGCGTCGGCGTGGTGGTGAACCACGCACTGGCGAGCGGCAAGTTCAACTTCTGGCCCGAGCCGACCTTCTCGGCCATCGTGCCCTTCATGGCGGCCTGGCTGACGATGATGCTGGGCTCGATTCCGCAGCAGGACGTTTTCCAGCGCGTGCAGTCTTCCGCCAATGAAAAGATCGCGGTGCGCGCCTCGGTGCTGGGCGGCTCGCTGTATTTCGTGTTCGCCTTCGTGCCGATGTTCCTCGCCTATTCGGCCACGCTGATCGCGCCGGATCTGGTGGCCAAATACATCGACTCCGACTCGCAGTTGATCCTGCCCGAACTTGTGCTGCAGAAGGCGCCGCTGTTCGCGCAGATCATGTTCTTCGGCGCGCTGCTCTCTGCGATCAAGAGCTGCGCCTCGGCGACGCTCTTGGCACCTTCGGTGACCTTCTCGGAAAACCTGCTGCGACCCATCGTCACCGCCTGGCGCCCGAACCTCACCGACCGCCAGTTCCTGCGCATCATGCAAGGCGTGGTGCTGGTGTTCACCGCGACCGTCACCTATATCGCGATGAACTCCAAGCTCTCGATCTACGGTCTGGTCGAGAACGCCTACAAGGTCACGTTCGTTGCCGCCTTCGTGCCGCTGGTCACTGGCCTGTACTGGAAACGCGCCACCAATCAGGGCGCGGTGGGTTCGATGGTGCTGGGGCTGATTTCGTGGCTCGCCTGCGAAGCGATGGCCGCCATGCCGACGCCGCCGGAGTGGATCGCGGTATGGCCGCCACAATTCGTCGGCTTCCTCGTCGCGATCTTCGCGATGGTGCTGTTCTCGCTGCTGCCGCAAAAGATCCGTAACGACGCCACCCTTGCAGGTCACAGTGGGCCGGCCGGGTATCACCCCGCGGCCGGCCACGGCCATCGCCACACCGAAGAGCAGACAAAACACGCTCACCACAGCGCGGCCAGGGCGCAGCATCCGCAACCCTGA
- the recX gene encoding recombination regulator RecX → MSRDELKARALRSLAQREHSRAELARKLAAHGEPDAVEAVLDRMGELGLQSDARFAESYVRSRAERLGGRRIQHELAQRGVDPETIDAALASELGEPELARARAVWARKFGQLPADAKDWARQARFLTARGFAAEVVRKVLKEPFDESA, encoded by the coding sequence ATGAGCCGCGACGAACTCAAGGCGCGCGCGTTGCGCAGCCTGGCTCAGCGCGAACACAGCCGGGCTGAGTTGGCGCGCAAGCTGGCGGCGCATGGCGAGCCGGATGCGGTCGAAGCGGTACTGGACCGGATGGGCGAGCTGGGCCTGCAGTCGGACGCCCGTTTTGCCGAGAGCTATGTGCGCAGCCGCGCCGAGCGGCTGGGCGGGCGCCGCATCCAGCATGAACTGGCGCAGCGCGGGGTCGATCCGGAAACGATCGATGCCGCACTCGCCAGCGAACTCGGCGAACCGGAGCTGGCGCGCGCCCGCGCCGTTTGGGCGCGCAAATTCGGGCAGTTGCCGGCCGACGCGAAGGACTGGGCGCGACAGGCGCGATTTCTGACCGCCCGCGGGTTTGCCGCGGAGGTCGTCAGGAAAGTACTGAAAGAACCGTTCGATGAGTCTGCTTAA
- the ptsN gene encoding PTS IIA-like nitrogen regulatory protein PtsN, with protein MNLIAPLLPPSNVLVDLEASSKKRVFEQAGLLFENHQGLARSAVYDALFAREKLGSTGLGQGIAIPHGRLKGLRDAIGAFIRLTQPVPFEAPDGKPVNLLFVLLVPESATEHHLRLLSELAQMFSDRNFRDALMQASDASEAHTLFVNWAPNASN; from the coding sequence ATGAATCTCATCGCCCCCCTGCTGCCGCCATCCAACGTGCTCGTCGATCTGGAAGCGAGCAGCAAGAAACGCGTCTTCGAACAGGCCGGCCTGCTGTTCGAAAACCACCAGGGCCTTGCGCGCAGCGCCGTCTACGACGCCCTGTTCGCGCGCGAAAAACTCGGCTCCACCGGGCTCGGGCAAGGGATCGCCATCCCCCATGGCCGACTCAAGGGCCTGCGCGACGCGATTGGCGCCTTCATCCGCCTGACCCAGCCGGTGCCCTTCGAGGCGCCGGATGGCAAGCCGGTGAATCTGCTGTTCGTGCTGCTGGTACCCGAGAGCGCCACCGAACACCACCTGCGTCTGCTCTCGGAACTGGCGCAGATGTTCTCCGACCGCAATTTCCGCGATGCGCTGATGCAGGCGAGCGATGCATCGGAGGCGCACACCCTGTTCGTCAACTGGGCTCCGAATGCGTCGAACTAG
- the ubiB gene encoding ubiquinone biosynthesis regulatory protein kinase UbiB, which yields MRLFRLIKIVHVSARFGLDRIVLDSTSERLSAWAGRLLFWRDLSAPRAVRLREALESLGPIFVKFGQVLSTRRDLVPTDIADELAKLQDRVPPFPTEQALALLEVDYGRPVDAVFKHFERVPVASASIAQVHFAELHDGTEVAVKVVRPGIERVIEHDLGLLEAAAYLIERVWVDGRRLKPREVVAEFAKHLRDELDLMREAANCSQLRRNFKGSSLLIVPEVHWDYCTSRVMVMQRMTGTPISQLTRLREQGVDLKALSRAGVEIFFTQVFRDGFFHADMHPGNIFVSGSGKYIALDFGIMGTLEERDKQYLAQNFIAFFRRDYKRVAQAHVDAGWVPAGTRVDEFESAIRAVCEPIFDKPLKDISFGKTLLRLFQTARRFQMEVQPQLVLLQKTLLNIEGLGRDLDPELDLWKTAKPFLERWMNEQVGWRAFARHIEEEAPSWATYFPQLPRLVHQALQHEDRDAIRQSLAEIELQQVRNARWMRLLGIAALLLAAVEIWHMWRG from the coding sequence GTGCGCCTGTTCCGTTTGATCAAGATCGTGCATGTCAGCGCCCGTTTCGGGCTCGACCGCATCGTGCTCGACAGCACCTCGGAGCGGCTCTCGGCCTGGGCCGGCCGTCTGCTGTTCTGGCGCGACCTGTCGGCACCGCGCGCGGTACGCCTGCGCGAAGCGCTCGAATCGCTCGGCCCGATCTTCGTCAAGTTCGGCCAGGTGCTGTCGACCCGTCGCGATCTGGTGCCCACCGACATCGCCGACGAACTGGCCAAGCTGCAAGACCGCGTACCCCCCTTCCCGACCGAACAGGCGTTGGCGCTGCTCGAAGTCGACTACGGCCGGCCGGTGGACGCGGTTTTCAAGCACTTCGAGCGGGTGCCGGTGGCATCCGCTTCGATTGCACAGGTGCACTTCGCCGAGTTGCATGACGGCACGGAGGTCGCGGTGAAGGTGGTCAGGCCCGGCATCGAGCGCGTCATCGAGCATGACCTCGGCTTGCTCGAAGCGGCGGCCTACCTGATCGAGAGAGTCTGGGTGGACGGCCGGCGCCTGAAGCCGCGCGAGGTCGTCGCGGAATTCGCCAAGCATCTGCGCGACGAACTGGACCTGATGCGCGAAGCCGCCAATTGCTCGCAGCTGCGCCGCAACTTCAAGGGTTCGTCGCTGTTGATCGTGCCCGAGGTGCATTGGGACTACTGCACCTCGCGGGTGATGGTGATGCAGCGCATGACCGGCACGCCGATCTCGCAGCTGACACGGCTGCGCGAGCAGGGCGTTGACCTCAAGGCGCTGTCGCGCGCCGGCGTCGAGATCTTTTTCACCCAGGTCTTCCGAGACGGTTTCTTCCATGCCGACATGCACCCGGGAAACATCTTCGTTTCCGGCAGCGGCAAGTACATCGCGCTGGATTTCGGCATCATGGGTACGCTGGAAGAGCGCGACAAGCAGTACCTCGCGCAGAACTTCATCGCCTTCTTCCGGCGTGACTACAAGCGCGTCGCGCAGGCCCACGTCGACGCCGGCTGGGTGCCGGCGGGCACGCGCGTCGATGAGTTCGAGAGCGCGATCCGCGCCGTCTGCGAGCCGATCTTCGACAAGCCGCTCAAGGACATCTCCTTCGGCAAGACGCTGCTGCGCCTGTTCCAGACGGCGCGCCGCTTCCAGATGGAAGTGCAGCCACAGCTGGTGCTGTTGCAGAAGACCCTGCTCAACATCGAAGGCCTCGGTCGCGACCTCGACCCCGAACTGGATCTTTGGAAGACCGCCAAGCCCTTCCTCGAGCGCTGGATGAACGAGCAGGTGGGCTGGCGCGCGTTTGCGCGGCATATCGAGGAAGAAGCGCCGAGCTGGGCGACCTACTTCCCGCAGTTGCCGCGCCTCGTGCATCAGGCCCTGCAGCACGAAGACCGCGACGCGATCCGCCAGTCGCTCGCCGAGATCGAGTTGCAGCAGGTCCGCAATGCGCGCTGGATGCGCCTGCTCGGCATCGCCGCGCTGCTGCTTGCGGCAGTCGAGATCTGGCATATGTGGCGGGGCTGA
- the hpf gene encoding ribosome hibernation-promoting factor, HPF/YfiA family: MNLNITGHHLEVTAALRDYVTSKLDRVIRHFDHVTSVNVILSVEKLKQKAEVTVHVRGKDIFVESIDEDLYAAIDAMTDKLDRQVLKHKEKSYDHGHEAHKRQSAES, from the coding sequence ATGAACCTGAACATCACCGGACATCATCTCGAAGTTACCGCCGCCCTGCGCGACTACGTAACCTCGAAACTGGATCGCGTGATTCGCCACTTCGACCATGTCACCAGCGTCAACGTGATCCTGTCGGTGGAAAAGCTCAAACAAAAGGCGGAGGTGACGGTGCATGTACGCGGGAAGGACATTTTTGTCGAAAGCATCGACGAAGATCTCTACGCCGCAATTGATGCCATGACCGACAAACTCGATCGGCAGGTTCTCAAGCACAAGGAAAAGTCCTACGATCACGGCCACGAGGCGCACAAGCGCCAGTCCGCGGAATCGTAA
- the mutY gene encoding A/G-specific adenine glycosylase — MSAFANRLIAWQLAHGRHDLPWQANRDPYRVWLSEIMLQQTQVDTVVPYYLRFLERFPTLEQLAMAPADDVLALWSGLGYYARARNLHQAAQQVMRDHGGRFPQAAEAIASLPGIGRSTAAAIAAFCFGQRTAILDGNVKRVLARQFGIEGFPGTRAVELEMWALAESLLPAEHVDTYTQALMDLGATVCTRSRPTCAACPVSETCVARRQGRQAELPSPRPPRVIPERQSRVLIARSEAGVLLLKRPDRGIWGGLFALPEIPDEVDAESYALTLGLVAEGTVSALPPLRHAFTHFRLTLEAQSLRVKSRTLHDPRWRWASAAEWDTLGLPAPIRRLLDSLDTAA; from the coding sequence GTGAGTGCGTTTGCGAACCGCCTGATCGCATGGCAACTCGCCCACGGTCGCCACGACCTGCCCTGGCAAGCGAATCGCGATCCGTACCGGGTGTGGCTGTCGGAAATCATGCTGCAGCAGACGCAGGTGGATACGGTGGTGCCGTACTACCTGCGCTTCCTCGAGCGCTTCCCGACGCTGGAACAGCTTGCGATGGCGCCGGCCGACGATGTGCTCGCGCTGTGGAGCGGCCTCGGCTATTACGCCCGTGCCCGCAATCTGCACCAGGCCGCGCAACAGGTGATGCGCGATCACGGGGGGCGCTTCCCGCAGGCGGCCGAGGCGATTGCCTCACTGCCGGGGATCGGGCGCTCGACCGCCGCCGCGATCGCCGCCTTCTGCTTCGGGCAACGCACGGCGATCCTCGACGGCAACGTCAAGCGCGTGCTGGCGCGACAGTTCGGCATCGAAGGCTTTCCGGGCACACGCGCAGTCGAACTCGAGATGTGGGCGCTGGCCGAATCCCTGCTCCCCGCCGAACACGTCGACACCTACACGCAAGCCTTGATGGACCTGGGTGCCACGGTGTGCACCCGCAGCCGGCCGACATGTGCGGCCTGCCCGGTCAGCGAAACCTGCGTCGCTCGCCGGCAGGGGCGGCAAGCCGAGCTTCCCTCGCCACGCCCGCCGCGCGTGATTCCCGAGCGCCAGAGCCGCGTCCTGATCGCGCGCAGCGAGGCCGGCGTACTGCTGCTCAAGCGGCCGGATCGCGGCATCTGGGGCGGGTTGTTTGCGTTGCCGGAGATTCCCGATGAGGTGGATGCCGAGTCCTACGCGCTGACACTTGGACTGGTCGCCGAGGGCACGGTATCGGCGCTGCCACCGCTGCGCCACGCCTTCACCCACTTCCGTCTGACGCTGGAAGCGCAATCACTTCGGGTCAAGTCACGCACGCTGCACGACCCGCGCTGGCGCTGGGCGAGCGCCGCCGAGTGGGACACCCTGGGCCTGCCGGCGCCGATCCGGCGCCTGCTCGACAGCCTCGATACCGCGGCCTGA
- a CDS encoding VanZ family protein, with amino-acid sequence MPQARNHLPRDLAIAVTLLTAYACLHPFAGWHSIGVGPFDFLAAPWPKYFTWLDVALNIIGFMPIGFAWATVLARSMRPGRRVLIVWAAASLLSLAIETTQNYLPTRVASNLDLLANSVGALLGAIVALRFGRIFEADGALSRWRDRRILPGRTGGFGVLVVGLWWVSLLNPSSYLFANGDLRNLIDLTPNYTLTGHDFMRVELVLTAANTLAIGLLARHAMRAPSVLLALTAVLLGVAVKTLASSVFLQPAQPWHWATPGGLRGIATGLVLLALSWRSSVHTRHSLIGLALMTATALMNLAPENPYWDDMTRIRQEGHVLNFHGLTQLVGSFWPFFALLWLSFGTRRAEAQK; translated from the coding sequence TTGCCACAAGCCAGGAACCACCTTCCGCGAGATCTCGCCATCGCCGTCACGCTGTTGACGGCCTACGCCTGCCTGCACCCGTTCGCGGGCTGGCACTCGATCGGCGTCGGGCCGTTTGATTTCCTCGCCGCGCCCTGGCCTAAGTACTTCACCTGGCTCGATGTCGCACTCAACATCATCGGTTTCATGCCGATCGGTTTCGCCTGGGCCACTGTGCTCGCACGCAGCATGCGGCCGGGGCGGCGGGTGCTGATCGTATGGGCGGCAGCGAGCCTGCTGAGCCTGGCAATCGAGACGACGCAGAACTACCTTCCAACCCGTGTCGCGAGCAATCTGGACCTGCTCGCAAACAGTGTCGGTGCCCTGCTCGGCGCGATCGTGGCGCTGCGTTTCGGGCGCATTTTCGAGGCCGATGGCGCGCTGTCTCGCTGGCGCGACCGACGCATCCTGCCCGGGCGCACCGGCGGCTTCGGCGTCCTGGTCGTCGGCTTGTGGTGGGTCTCGCTGCTCAACCCGAGCAGCTACCTGTTCGCCAACGGCGACCTGCGCAACCTGATCGACCTGACACCGAATTACACGCTCACCGGCCATGATTTCATGCGTGTCGAGCTGGTGCTGACCGCTGCGAACACATTGGCGATCGGACTGTTGGCGCGGCACGCAATGCGTGCGCCGTCGGTGTTGCTCGCCCTCACCGCCGTGCTGCTGGGCGTCGCGGTAAAGACACTGGCAAGTTCGGTGTTTCTTCAGCCGGCGCAGCCCTGGCACTGGGCAACGCCCGGCGGCCTGCGCGGCATCGCCACCGGCCTCGTACTGCTCGCGCTGAGCTGGCGCAGCAGTGTGCATACCCGACACAGCCTGATCGGGCTGGCACTGATGACGGCTACCGCACTGATGAACCTCGCCCCCGAGAACCCCTACTGGGACGACATGACCCGCATCCGGCAGGAAGGCCATGTGTTGAATTTCCACGGCCTGACCCAGCTGGTCGGCAGCTTCTGGCCCTTCTTCGCGCTGCTCTGGCTGAGTTTCGGCACCCGCCGCGCCGAGGCGCAAAAGTGA
- a CDS encoding LON peptidase substrate-binding domain-containing protein: MSELPADLPLFPLHTVLVPEARQPLKVFEPRYMDMIKACIKDGSAFGVCLIEEGQEVGPPAVPAKVGTSARVVEWDMEQLGILKIVVAGERRFRVAHVATQPDGLLRAVVEWLPEAAPIAPDAALEDTLPLLQAVVADAGLKAIPEPHRFDDANWVGYRYTEILPIPVKAKQKLLELDDPMMRLTIIQQFLVQRGLLTRDT, from the coding sequence ATGTCCGAACTGCCCGCTGATCTCCCCCTGTTTCCCCTGCACACCGTGCTGGTCCCCGAGGCGCGTCAGCCGCTCAAGGTGTTCGAGCCGCGCTACATGGACATGATCAAGGCCTGCATCAAGGATGGCTCGGCCTTCGGCGTGTGCCTGATCGAAGAGGGGCAGGAGGTCGGGCCGCCAGCGGTGCCCGCCAAGGTCGGCACAAGCGCCCGCGTTGTCGAGTGGGATATGGAGCAGCTCGGCATCCTGAAGATCGTTGTTGCGGGCGAACGCCGCTTCCGCGTCGCTCATGTCGCGACACAGCCGGACGGTCTGTTGCGGGCGGTGGTCGAATGGTTGCCGGAGGCGGCACCGATCGCGCCCGATGCAGCCCTCGAAGACACCCTGCCGCTGCTGCAGGCGGTGGTGGCGGACGCCGGACTCAAGGCGATTCCCGAGCCGCACCGTTTCGACGACGCGAACTGGGTCGGCTACCGCTACACCGAGATCCTGCCGATTCCGGTCAAGGCCAAGCAGAAGCTGCTCGAACTGGACGACCCGATGATGCGGCTGACGATCATCCAGCAGTTCCTCGTGCAGCGCGGATTGCTCACGCGCGACACCTGA
- a CDS encoding RNA polymerase factor sigma-54, producing the protein MKPSLQLRISQQLALTPQLQQSIKLLQLSTLELNSEIERMLLENPLLEREDSESDPEAWGQSAAAPSSGEQGDAPAEGGDTDFSDAPAEPPEPSFEEGGSYDEGSAEWSGEGGGGGSGSGNRDDDEETDFQEFRAAQTSLRDHLDGQIALMLLSERDRALLRFMIEALDDDGYLTQPLDELMELLPTESEVEIEELQIALAHLQNLDPPGVGARSPGECLKLQLRLLPASAARDAAITIVEHHLELLAARDFVRLKRQLGCNEETLREAHQLVCSLDPRPGAKFAALETRYVIPDVIVRKVRGHWSATLNPDAMPKLRINQLYAGILQQHRGSAGSLAGQLQEARWMIKNVQQRFDTILRVSQAIVDRQRQFFDYGDVAMRPLTLREIAEQLDLHESTISRVTTQKYMATPRGILELKYFFGSHVATDSGGACSATAIRALIRQLVAAEDRKKPLSDARIAELLGQQGIVVARRTIAKYRESLNIPPVSQRKMI; encoded by the coding sequence ATGAAACCTTCGCTCCAGCTCCGCATCTCCCAGCAGCTCGCGCTGACCCCGCAGCTGCAGCAGTCGATCAAGCTCCTGCAGCTATCGACGCTGGAGCTCAACAGCGAGATCGAGCGCATGTTGCTCGAAAACCCGCTGCTCGAACGCGAAGACTCCGAATCGGACCCCGAAGCCTGGGGCCAGTCCGCCGCGGCGCCCAGCAGCGGCGAACAAGGCGATGCCCCGGCCGAGGGTGGCGACACCGATTTCTCCGACGCCCCCGCCGAACCGCCCGAACCGAGTTTCGAGGAGGGTGGCAGCTACGATGAAGGCAGCGCCGAATGGTCGGGCGAGGGCGGTGGCGGTGGCAGTGGCAGCGGCAACCGCGACGACGACGAGGAAACCGACTTTCAGGAGTTCCGCGCGGCCCAGACCAGCCTGCGCGATCATCTGGACGGCCAGATCGCCCTGATGTTGCTGTCGGAGCGCGATCGCGCACTGCTGCGTTTCATGATCGAAGCGCTTGACGACGACGGCTACCTGACCCAGCCGCTCGACGAGCTGATGGAACTGCTGCCGACCGAATCGGAAGTCGAGATCGAGGAACTGCAGATTGCGCTGGCACATCTGCAGAACCTCGACCCGCCGGGGGTCGGCGCGCGCTCGCCGGGAGAATGCCTGAAGCTGCAGCTGCGGCTCTTGCCCGCCAGCGCTGCACGCGACGCGGCGATCACGATCGTCGAACATCACCTTGAGTTGCTTGCGGCGCGCGATTTCGTACGCCTGAAGCGCCAGCTCGGTTGCAACGAAGAGACCCTGCGCGAGGCGCATCAACTGGTTTGCAGCCTTGACCCGCGCCCGGGCGCGAAATTTGCCGCGCTCGAAACCCGTTACGTGATCCCGGATGTGATCGTGCGCAAGGTGCGCGGCCACTGGAGTGCGACACTGAATCCGGACGCGATGCCCAAGCTGCGGATCAACCAGCTCTACGCCGGTATCCTGCAGCAGCACCGCGGCTCGGCCGGTTCGCTGGCCGGCCAGTTGCAGGAGGCGCGCTGGATGATCAAGAACGTACAGCAACGCTTCGACACGATCCTGCGGGTTTCGCAGGCGATCGTTGACCGCCAGCGGCAGTTCTTCGATTATGGGGACGTGGCCATGCGGCCGCTGACCTTGCGCGAGATCGCCGAGCAGCTCGATTTGCACGAATCGACGATTTCGCGGGTCACGACGCAGAAGTACATGGCCACGCCACGTGGCATTCTTGAACTGAAATACTTTTTCGGCAGCCACGTCGCCACAGATTCTGGCGGCGCGTGTTCAGCTACGGCGATTCGTGCGCTGATTCGCCAGCTGGTTGCGGCAGAGGATCGCAAAAAACCGCTATCCGACGCCCGGATTGCCGAACTTCTCGGCCAGCAGGGGATTGTCGTTGCGCGACGCACCATCGCAAAGTACCGCGAGTCGCTCAACATCCCGCCGGTCAGCCAGCGCAAGATGATCTAA
- the lptB gene encoding LPS export ABC transporter ATP-binding protein, producing MSLLKVGGLSKRYKARTVVRDVGFEVGSGEVVGLLGPNGAGKTTCFYMIVGLVRADGGQIILDDKDITHLPIHRRAKLGLSYLPQENSVFRKLTVAENILAVLELQKRPKDKQAERLNELLAELGITHLRDATALSLSGGERRRVEIARALATDPQVILLDEPFAGVDPIAVIDIQKIIRFLKERNIGVLITDHNVRETLGICDRAYIITDGVVLASGRPAEIVQNDKVRQVYLGEHFRL from the coding sequence ATGAGTCTGCTTAAGGTTGGCGGTCTGTCCAAACGCTACAAGGCGCGCACCGTGGTGCGCGATGTCGGCTTCGAGGTCGGCAGCGGCGAGGTCGTCGGCCTGCTCGGCCCCAACGGCGCCGGCAAGACCACCTGCTTCTACATGATCGTCGGCCTGGTACGCGCAGACGGCGGCCAGATCATCCTCGACGACAAGGACATCACCCATCTGCCGATTCACCGGCGCGCGAAACTTGGACTTTCCTACCTGCCGCAGGAAAACTCGGTGTTCCGCAAGCTCACCGTCGCGGAGAACATCCTCGCGGTACTGGAACTGCAGAAGCGCCCCAAGGACAAGCAGGCCGAGCGTCTCAACGAACTGCTCGCAGAACTGGGCATCACCCACCTGCGGGACGCCACCGCACTGTCGCTGTCGGGCGGCGAGCGGCGCCGGGTCGAGATTGCCCGTGCGCTCGCCACCGATCCGCAGGTGATCCTGCTCGATGAACCCTTTGCCGGCGTTGACCCGATCGCGGTGATCGACATCCAGAAGATCATCCGCTTCCTGAAGGAACGCAACATCGGCGTGCTGATCACCGACCACAACGTCCGCGAGACGCTGGGCATCTGTGATCGCGCCTACATCATCACCGACGGCGTCGTGCTTGCCTCCGGCCGCCCGGCGGAGATCGTGCAGAACGACAAGGTTCGCCAGGTCTATCTGGGTGAGCATTTCCGCCTCTGA
- the recA gene encoding recombinase RecA → MDDNKAKALQAALAQIEKQFGKGSIMRLGDGEVESDIQAVSTGSLGLDIALGIGGLPRGRVIEIYGPESSGKTTLTLQAIAEMQKMGGVAAFIDAEHALDVTYAQKLGVNVGDLLISQPDTGEQALEIADMLVRSGGVDIVVIDSVAALTPKAEIEGEMGDQLPGLQARLMSQALRKLTGNIKRTNTMVIFINQIRMKIGVMFGNPETTTGGNALKFYASVRLDIRRTGTIKKGDEVIGSETKVKVVKNKVSPPFKEAHFDILYGEGISREGEIIDMGVEQRFVDKSGAWYAYNGEKIGQGKDNAREFLRANPAIAREIENKIRVQLGLPELPAGEAAAA, encoded by the coding sequence ATGGACGACAACAAGGCAAAAGCACTTCAGGCCGCGCTGGCTCAGATCGAGAAGCAGTTCGGCAAGGGTTCCATCATGCGTCTGGGCGACGGCGAGGTGGAGTCCGACATCCAGGCGGTATCGACCGGTTCGCTCGGTCTCGACATCGCGCTGGGCATCGGTGGCCTGCCGCGCGGCCGCGTGATCGAAATCTACGGCCCGGAATCCTCCGGCAAAACCACGCTGACCCTGCAGGCGATTGCCGAAATGCAGAAGATGGGCGGCGTCGCTGCGTTCATCGACGCCGAACACGCCCTCGACGTGACTTACGCACAGAAGCTGGGCGTCAATGTTGGCGACCTGCTGATCTCGCAGCCGGACACGGGCGAACAGGCTCTGGAAATCGCCGACATGCTGGTGCGCTCCGGCGGTGTGGATATCGTCGTCATCGACTCGGTCGCGGCGCTCACGCCGAAGGCGGAAATCGAAGGCGAGATGGGCGACCAACTGCCCGGCCTGCAGGCCCGCCTGATGTCGCAGGCGCTGCGCAAGCTGACCGGCAACATCAAGCGCACCAACACCATGGTCATCTTCATCAACCAGATCCGCATGAAGATCGGCGTGATGTTCGGCAACCCCGAGACCACCACCGGCGGTAACGCGCTGAAGTTCTACGCCTCGGTGCGCCTGGATATCCGCCGCACCGGCACGATCAAGAAGGGCGACGAGGTGATCGGTTCTGAGACCAAGGTCAAGGTCGTCAAGAACAAGGTCTCGCCACCGTTCAAGGAAGCACACTTCGACATCCTCTACGGCGAAGGCATTTCGCGCGAAGGCGAGATCATCGACATGGGCGTGGAACAGCGCTTTGTCGACAAGTCCGGCGCGTGGTACGCCTACAACGGCGAGAAGATCGGCCAGGGCAAGGACAACGCGCGCGAGTTCCTGCGCGCGAACCCGGCGATTGCACGCGAGATCGAGAACAAGATCCGCGTCCAGCTGGGTCTGCCCGAGCTGCCGGCCGGGGAAGCCGCGGCCGCCTGA